The Candidatus Deferrimicrobiaceae bacterium genome contains the following window.
TTCTTGCGGCGGGCCAGGGAAAGAGGATGAAATCCTCTCTCCCCAAGGTGGCGCACCCCGTCGCGGGGAAGCCGATGCTCTGGCACGTCGCGCGCGCGGCGAAGGACGCCGGGATCACCGAGATCGTCTTCGTGCTCGGCCATGGCCGGGAGAAGGTGATCGGGACGACGGAAGAATTCGGCGGGAAGGTTGCGGTCCAGGAGAACCAGCTGGGGACGGGGGACGCCGCCCGGTGCGGGCTATCCGTCCTGTCCCCCAAGGCGAACGAGATCGTCGTCCTGTGCGGGGACGCCCCGCTCCTTCATCCCCGAACCATCCGCACCCTCCTCTCGGTCCGAAGACGCAGGAAGGCGGCCGCATCCGTGCTGACCGGGATCCTCCCCGACCCCGCCGGATACGGGCGGGTGCTGCGGAACCCGGACGGCACCATCGCCCGCATCGTGGAGGAGAGGGATGGCGGCCCCGAG
Protein-coding sequences here:
- a CDS encoding NTP transferase domain-containing protein, which translates into the protein MAAISAIILAAGQGKRMKSSLPKVAHPVAGKPMLWHVARAAKDAGITEIVFVLGHGREKVIGTTEEFGGKVAVQENQLGTGDAARCGLSVLSPKANEIVVLCGDAPLLHPRTIRTLLSVRRRRKAAASVLTGILPDPAGYGRVLRNPDGTIARIVEERDGGPEIRKIREVNSGTYVFDRKFLVRNLPRLTDVNVQREFYLTDLVVQALQEGKIVVPVVAGNPDEVRGINSRKELAEATEVLRRAKIDSLMEAGVTVVAP